Proteins encoded in a region of the Burkholderia ubonensis subsp. mesacidophila genome:
- a CDS encoding 5-(carboxyamino)imidazole ribonucleotide synthase, giving the protein MTTPQSTSPILPGAWLGMVGGGQLGRMFCFAAQSMGYRVAVLDPDPTSPAGTVADRHLRAAYDDEAALAELAVLCDAVSTEFENVPAASLDFLARTTFVAPAGRCVAVAQDRIAEKRFIEASGVPVAPHVVIESAAALAALDDAALDAVLPGILKTARLGYDGKGQVRVSSAQEARDAHAALGGVPCVLEKRLPLKYEVSALIARGADGRSAAFPLAQNTHHAGILSLTVVPAPAADAALVEKAQQAAVRIADTLGYVGVLCVEFFVLEDGSFVANEMAPRPHNSGHYTVDACATSQFEQQVRAMTRMPLGNPRQHSPAAMLNILGDVWFPDGAAGASVTPPWDQVAAMPAAHLHLYGKEEARVGRKMGHVNFTAATRDDALGAATACAQLLRVPLD; this is encoded by the coding sequence ATGACCACTCCTCAATCCACTTCCCCGATCCTGCCCGGCGCCTGGCTGGGCATGGTCGGCGGCGGCCAGCTCGGCCGCATGTTCTGCTTCGCCGCGCAATCGATGGGCTATCGCGTCGCCGTGCTCGATCCCGATCCGACGAGCCCCGCCGGCACGGTCGCCGACCGCCACCTGCGCGCGGCGTACGACGACGAAGCCGCGCTCGCCGAACTGGCGGTGCTGTGCGACGCGGTGTCGACCGAATTCGAGAACGTCCCGGCCGCGAGCCTCGACTTCCTCGCGCGCACGACGTTCGTCGCGCCGGCCGGCCGCTGCGTCGCGGTCGCGCAGGACCGGATCGCGGAGAAGCGGTTCATCGAGGCGTCCGGCGTGCCGGTCGCGCCGCACGTCGTGATCGAATCGGCCGCGGCGCTCGCCGCGCTCGACGATGCGGCGCTCGACGCGGTGCTGCCGGGCATCCTGAAGACCGCGCGGCTCGGCTACGACGGCAAGGGCCAGGTGCGGGTGAGCAGCGCGCAGGAAGCGCGCGACGCGCACGCGGCGCTCGGCGGCGTGCCGTGCGTGCTGGAGAAGCGCCTGCCGCTGAAGTACGAGGTGTCGGCGCTGATCGCGCGCGGCGCCGACGGCCGCTCGGCCGCGTTCCCGCTCGCGCAGAACACCCACCACGCCGGCATCCTGTCGCTGACGGTCGTGCCGGCGCCGGCCGCCGACGCCGCGCTCGTCGAGAAGGCGCAGCAGGCCGCGGTGCGGATCGCCGACACGCTCGGCTACGTCGGCGTGCTGTGCGTCGAATTCTTCGTGCTCGAAGACGGCTCGTTCGTCGCGAACGAGATGGCGCCGCGCCCGCACAATTCCGGCCACTACACGGTCGATGCGTGCGCGACGAGCCAGTTCGAGCAGCAGGTGCGCGCGATGACGCGCATGCCGCTCGGCAACCCGCGCCAGCATTCGCCGGCCGCGATGCTGAACATCCTCGGCGACGTGTGGTTCCCGGACGGCGCCGCGGGCGCGTCCGTCACGCCGCCGTGGGACCAGGTCGCCGCGATGCCGGCCGCGCATCTGCACCTGTACGGCAAGGAGGAGGCGCGCGTCGGCCGAAAGATGGGCCACGTGAACTTCACGGCCGCGACGCGCGACGACGCGCTCGGCGCGGCCACCGCATGCGCGCAGCTGCTGCGCGTGCCGCTCGACTGA
- a CDS encoding phosphoribosylaminoimidazolesuccinocarboxamide synthase, giving the protein MSTLYESTLRSLPLLGRGKVRDNYAVGNDKLLIVTTDRLSAFDVIMGEPIPNKGRVLNQMANFWFDKLAHIVPNHLTGDAPEAVVAADEVEQVKGRGVVVKRLEPIMIEAVVRGYLAGSGWKEYQASGAVCGVKLPEGLQNAQKLPEPIFTPAAKAEMGEHDENITFEETERRIGTELAATIRDISIKLYKEAADYAATRGIIIADTKFEFGLDNHGKLYLMDEVLTADSSRFWPADQYQVGTNPPSFDKQFVRDWLEAQPWGKTAPAPALPADVVEKTAAKYQEALERITGEQLA; this is encoded by the coding sequence ATGTCTACCCTTTACGAATCCACGCTCCGCTCGCTGCCGCTCCTCGGTCGCGGCAAGGTCCGCGACAACTACGCGGTGGGCAACGACAAGCTGCTGATCGTCACGACGGACCGCCTGTCGGCGTTCGACGTGATCATGGGCGAGCCGATTCCGAACAAGGGCCGCGTGCTGAACCAGATGGCGAACTTCTGGTTCGACAAGCTCGCGCACATCGTCCCGAACCACCTGACGGGCGACGCGCCGGAAGCGGTTGTCGCGGCCGACGAGGTCGAGCAGGTCAAGGGCCGCGGCGTGGTCGTCAAGCGCCTCGAGCCGATCATGATCGAAGCGGTCGTGCGCGGCTACCTGGCCGGCAGCGGCTGGAAGGAATACCAGGCGAGCGGCGCCGTGTGCGGCGTCAAGCTGCCGGAAGGCCTGCAGAACGCGCAGAAGCTGCCCGAGCCGATCTTCACGCCGGCCGCGAAGGCCGAGATGGGCGAGCATGACGAGAACATCACGTTCGAGGAAACCGAGCGCCGCATCGGCACCGAGCTGGCCGCGACGATCCGCGACATCTCGATCAAGCTGTACAAGGAAGCGGCCGACTACGCGGCGACGCGCGGCATCATCATCGCCGACACGAAGTTCGAATTCGGCCTCGACAACCACGGCAAGCTGTACCTGATGGACGAAGTGCTGACGGCCGATTCGTCGCGCTTCTGGCCGGCCGACCAGTACCAGGTCGGCACGAACCCGCCGTCGTTCGACAAGCAGTTCGTGCGCGACTGGCTCGAGGCGCAGCCGTGGGGCAAGACGGCGCCGGCGCCGGCGCTGCCGGCCGACGTCGTCGAGAAGACGGCCGCGAAGTACCAGGAAGCGCTCGAGCGCATCACCGGCGAGCAGCTCGCCTGA
- the fba gene encoding class II fructose-bisphosphate aldolase (catalyzes the reversible aldol condensation of dihydroxyacetonephosphate and glyceraldehyde 3-phosphate in the Calvin cycle, glycolysis, and/or gluconeogenesis), whose amino-acid sequence MPLVSMRQLLDHAAEHGYGLPAFNVNNLEQVQAIMAAADQVGAPVIMQASAGARKYAGEPFLRHLIEAAVESYPHIPVVMHQDHGQSPAVCMAAIRSGFTSVMMDGSLEADGKTVASYEYNVDVSRKVVEMAHSIGVTVEAELGVLGSLETMKGDKEDGHGAEGTMTREQLLTDPEQAADFVKLTQCDALAIAIGTSHGAYKFSKKPTGDILSIQRIKEIHARIPNTHLVMHGSSSVPQELLEEIRQFGGDMKETYGVPVEEIQEGIKHGVRKINIDTDLRLAITGAIRRYLFENPGKFDPRDYLKPAREAAKKVCVDRYLAFGCEGQAAKIKPVSLDKIAEKYKAGELAQVVR is encoded by the coding sequence ATGCCTCTCGTATCAATGCGTCAATTGCTGGACCACGCGGCAGAGCACGGTTACGGCCTGCCGGCCTTCAACGTGAACAACCTGGAGCAGGTGCAGGCGATCATGGCGGCGGCGGACCAGGTGGGCGCACCCGTGATCATGCAGGCATCGGCCGGCGCGCGTAAGTATGCGGGCGAGCCGTTCCTGCGCCACCTGATCGAAGCGGCGGTCGAGTCGTATCCGCACATCCCGGTCGTGATGCACCAGGACCACGGCCAGTCGCCGGCGGTCTGCATGGCGGCGATCCGCAGCGGCTTCACCAGCGTGATGATGGACGGTTCGCTCGAGGCGGACGGCAAGACGGTTGCATCGTACGAGTACAACGTCGACGTGTCGCGCAAGGTCGTCGAGATGGCGCACTCGATCGGCGTGACGGTCGAGGCGGAACTCGGCGTGCTCGGCTCGCTCGAGACGATGAAGGGCGACAAGGAAGACGGCCACGGCGCCGAGGGCACGATGACCCGCGAGCAGCTGCTGACCGATCCGGAGCAGGCTGCCGACTTCGTGAAGCTCACGCAGTGCGATGCGCTCGCGATCGCGATCGGCACGTCGCACGGCGCGTACAAGTTCTCGAAGAAGCCGACGGGCGACATCCTGTCGATCCAGCGCATCAAGGAAATCCACGCGCGCATCCCGAACACGCACCTCGTGATGCACGGTTCGTCGTCGGTGCCGCAGGAGCTGCTGGAAGAAATCCGCCAGTTCGGCGGCGACATGAAGGAAACCTACGGCGTGCCGGTCGAGGAAATCCAGGAAGGCATCAAGCACGGCGTGCGCAAGATCAACATCGACACCGACCTGCGTCTCGCGATCACCGGCGCGATCCGCCGCTACCTGTTCGAGAATCCGGGCAAGTTCGATCCGCGCGACTACCTGAAGCCCGCGCGCGAAGCGGCGAAGAAGGTCTGCGTCGACCGCTACCTCGCGTTCGGCTGCGAAGGCCAGGCCGCGAAGATCAAGCCGGTGTCGCTCGACAAGATCGCCGAGAAGTACAAGGCAGGCGAGCTCGCGCAGGTCGTGCGCTGA
- the pyk gene encoding pyruvate kinase, translating into MQRATKIVATIGPASSSPETLLQMMQAGLDVVRLNFSHGTADDHRQRAEMVREAARKVGREIAIMADLQGPKIRVGKFENGKTTLEPGQPFVLDAGCELGNDDRVGLDYKELPRDLKPGDVLLLNDGLIVLTVERVLGDEIHTIVKVGGELSNNKGINRQGGGLSAPALTAKDMEDIRTAMSLGADLVAVSFPKNATDMEMARQLANIAGAPYGIKPKMIAKIERAEAIPALQSILDASDGIMVARGDLAVEVGNAAVPALQKRMIRMARESNKLVITATQMMESMIHAPVPTRAEVSDVANAVLDGTDAVMLSAETAAGKYPVVTIEAMAAVCVEAEKSEHVELDKDFLDRTFTRIDQSIAMGALFTAYHLGAKAIVALTESGATALWMSRHYTHVPIFALTPRVGSERTMALYRNVTPLHVDFNSDRDAALQQAIELIVQRGLVARGDMVVLTVGEPMGQAGGTNTLKIVRVGEHY; encoded by the coding sequence ATGCAGCGCGCCACCAAGATAGTCGCCACGATCGGCCCGGCTTCCAGTTCGCCGGAGACACTGCTGCAGATGATGCAGGCGGGCCTCGACGTCGTGCGGCTCAATTTTTCGCACGGCACCGCCGATGATCACCGCCAGCGCGCCGAGATGGTGCGCGAGGCCGCCCGCAAGGTCGGCCGCGAGATCGCGATCATGGCGGACCTCCAGGGGCCGAAGATCCGCGTCGGCAAGTTCGAGAACGGCAAGACGACGCTCGAGCCGGGCCAGCCGTTCGTCCTCGATGCGGGCTGCGAGCTGGGCAACGACGACCGGGTCGGCCTCGACTACAAGGAGCTGCCGCGCGACCTGAAGCCCGGCGACGTGCTGCTGCTGAACGACGGCCTGATCGTGCTGACCGTCGAGCGCGTGCTCGGCGACGAGATCCACACGATCGTCAAGGTGGGCGGCGAGCTGTCGAACAACAAGGGGATCAACCGGCAGGGCGGCGGGCTGTCGGCGCCGGCGCTGACCGCGAAGGACATGGAGGACATCCGCACCGCGATGTCGCTCGGCGCGGACCTCGTCGCGGTGTCGTTCCCGAAGAACGCGACCGACATGGAAATGGCGCGCCAGCTCGCGAACATCGCGGGCGCGCCGTACGGCATCAAGCCGAAGATGATCGCGAAGATCGAGCGCGCGGAGGCGATTCCGGCGCTGCAGAGCATCCTCGACGCGTCCGACGGCATCATGGTCGCGCGCGGCGACCTGGCCGTCGAAGTCGGCAACGCGGCCGTGCCGGCGCTGCAAAAGCGCATGATCCGGATGGCGCGCGAGTCGAACAAGCTCGTGATCACCGCGACGCAGATGATGGAGTCGATGATCCACGCGCCGGTGCCGACCCGCGCCGAGGTGTCGGACGTCGCGAACGCGGTGCTCGACGGCACCGACGCGGTGATGCTGTCGGCCGAGACGGCCGCGGGCAAGTATCCTGTCGTGACGATCGAGGCGATGGCGGCGGTCTGCGTCGAGGCCGAGAAGTCCGAGCACGTCGAGCTGGACAAGGATTTCCTCGACCGCACGTTCACGCGGATCGACCAGTCGATTGCGATGGGCGCGCTGTTTACCGCGTACCACCTGGGCGCGAAGGCGATCGTCGCGCTGACGGAATCGGGCGCGACCGCGCTGTGGATGTCGCGCCACTACACGCACGTGCCGATCTTCGCGCTGACGCCGCGGGTCGGCAGCGAGCGCACGATGGCGCTGTACCGCAACGTCACGCCGCTGCACGTCGACTTCAACAGCGACCGCGACGCGGCGCTCCAGCAGGCGATCGAGCTGATCGTCCAGCGCGGGCTCGTCGCGCGCGGCGACATGGTCGTGCTGACGGTCGGCGAGCCGATGGGGCAGGCGGGCGGCACCAACACGCTGAAGATCGTCCGGGTCGGCGAGCATTACTGA
- the purE gene encoding 5-(carboxyamino)imidazole ribonucleotide mutase: protein MSEVQTAHTHSAPLVGVLMGSSSDWDVMKHAVAILQEFGVPYEAKVVSAHRMPDEMFDYAEKARERGLRAIIAGAGGAAHLPGMLAAKTTVPVLGVPVASKYLKGVDSLHSIVQMPKGVPVATFAIGEAGAANAALFAVSILSGTSVDYANRLAAFRVRQNEAAHAMALPPLE, encoded by the coding sequence ATGAGTGAAGTCCAGACCGCCCACACGCACAGCGCGCCGCTCGTCGGCGTGCTGATGGGTTCGAGTTCCGACTGGGACGTGATGAAGCATGCGGTGGCCATCCTGCAGGAATTCGGCGTGCCGTACGAGGCGAAGGTCGTGTCCGCGCACCGGATGCCCGACGAGATGTTCGACTACGCGGAGAAGGCGCGCGAGCGCGGCCTGCGCGCGATCATCGCCGGCGCGGGCGGCGCGGCGCACCTGCCGGGCATGCTCGCCGCGAAGACGACGGTGCCGGTGCTCGGCGTGCCGGTCGCAAGCAAGTACCTGAAGGGCGTCGATTCGCTGCACTCGATCGTGCAGATGCCGAAGGGCGTGCCGGTCGCGACGTTTGCGATCGGCGAGGCCGGCGCGGCGAACGCGGCGCTGTTCGCGGTGTCGATCCTGTCCGGCACGTCGGTCGACTACGCGAACCGGCTCGCCGCGTTCCGCGTGCGCCAGAACGAAGCCGCGCACGCGATGGCGCTGCCGCCGCTGGAATGA